A window of the Cicer arietinum cultivar CDC Frontier isolate Library 1 chromosome 6, Cicar.CDCFrontier_v2.0, whole genome shotgun sequence genome harbors these coding sequences:
- the LOC101515254 gene encoding tropinone reductase homolog At5g06060-like produces MTEAPVKRARWSLTGMTALVTGGTRGIGHAIVNDLAAFGATVHTCSRTESELNKCLQEWQSQGFLVTGSVCDVASRPQRENLVQQVTSTFNGKLNIFVNNVGTNIRKPTVEYTGEEYSELMAINLDSAFHLCQLAYPLLKASGIGSIVFISSVAGVVSLGTGSVYAASKAAINQLTKNLACEWAKDNIRSNCVVPWATRTPLVEHLFQNQKFVDDIMSRTPLKRIAEPEEVSSLVTFLCLPAASYITGQVISVDGGLTVFGFQPSMRIT; encoded by the exons GCATGCCATAGTGAATGATTTAGCTGCATTTGGTGCTACTGTACACACGTGTTCAAGGACCGAATCAGAGCTCAATAAGTGCTTACAAGAATGGCAAAGTCAAGGCTTTTTGGTTACTGGTTCGGTCTGTGATGTTGCCTCTCGACCCCAAAGAGAGAATCTTGTTCAACAAGTTACCTCAACTTTCAACGGCAAGCTCAACATCTTT GTAAATAATGTCGGAACAAACATTAGAAAGCCAACAGTTGAGTACACTGGTGAAGAATATTCAGAGCTGATGGCAATTAATTTAGATTCAGCATTCCATCTGTGCCAACTTGCATATCCTCTTCTAAAAGCTTCTGGAATAGGGAGCATTGTGTTCATTTCATCCGTTGCAGGTGTGGTGAGCTTGGGTACTGGATCAGTCTATGCAGCAAGTAAAG CTGCAATTAATCAGCTGACAAAAAATCTGGCTTGTGAATGGGCAAAAGACAACATAAGGAGCAATTGTGTAGTACCATGGGCAACCAGAACTCCACTTGTTGAACAT ttaTTTCAAAACCAAAAGTTTGTGGATGATATTATGTCTAGAACTCCTCTTAAGCGCATTGCAGAACCTGAAGAAGTGTCATCTTTGGTGACATTCCTCTGTTTGCCTGCTGCATCTTACATCACTGGACAAGTTATCTCTGTTGATGGGGGATTAACTGTGTTTGGATTTCAACCCAGCATGAGAATTACTTGA